The following proteins come from a genomic window of Paenibacillus swuensis:
- a CDS encoding TerC family protein encodes MDFLTLDFFSKLLTIVFIDLILAGDNAIVIGMAARNLPKENQKKVILLGTAGAVLIRIVATLLIVWLLEIPWLLVIGGALLIWIAYKLLVDDAEPHELAAGSSIWAAVRTIIIADAAMGLDNVIAVAGAAHGDFTLVVLGLLISIPIVVWGSTLFITIINRFPWVIYLGSGILAYTAAKMVTHEPKLKGFFEENALIYWGFIAIVVIGVLVGGKLVSSRKKATKNQGQLS; translated from the coding sequence TTGGATTTCTTGACGTTAGATTTTTTCTCAAAGCTTTTGACAATTGTATTTATCGACCTGATTCTCGCCGGCGATAATGCGATTGTAATCGGGATGGCCGCCCGTAATTTACCGAAGGAAAATCAGAAAAAGGTTATTCTTTTAGGTACCGCGGGAGCTGTCTTAATTCGGATCGTTGCCACTTTGTTAATCGTATGGCTATTGGAAATTCCTTGGTTGTTGGTAATCGGAGGGGCGTTACTGATCTGGATCGCCTATAAATTGTTGGTTGACGATGCGGAGCCCCATGAGCTTGCCGCGGGCAGCAGCATCTGGGCCGCAGTGCGTACGATCATTATTGCCGATGCAGCTATGGGCTTAGATAATGTTATTGCCGTAGCTGGCGCGGCACATGGCGATTTTACCCTTGTAGTATTGGGCTTGCTAATCTCTATCCCGATTGTTGTTTGGGGAAGCACCTTGTTTATTACCATTATTAACCGTTTCCCATGGGTAATTTATTTAGGATCGGGTATATTGGCTTACACCGCCGCTAAGATGGTTACCCATGAACCTAAGCTCAAAGGCTTTTTTGAAGAAAATGCCCTTATATACTGGGGATTTATCGCAATCGTAGTCATTGGCGTTCTGGTTGGCGGCAAGTTGGTCAGCTCGAGAAAGAAAGCCACTAAAAACCAAGGTCAGCTATCATAA
- a CDS encoding ABC transporter substrate-binding protein translates to MSERTDFMPGRKVAILLAMLFLTSILLSRSLDRAQIAKPAEVRAPAEFFSGEDRQDEASGLQVLRITVSLPPEAFRKLQDTTNQYSNEHKSIYIELENVPEEQSYDYLKSAAELGDTPDIMMVNHEVLQEFASLGFLQPVDTLLTNEAKAARLDIMMDQVRWNGYLWGIPVEADPYVLAWHKPSLEQLKLQPSVLTKEWWLRADTLLRNGASDTIPLYIQSSDPYAFISLIWALGGSWQENEINKLTFEDSRFYGGVTAAVQQGLAGYSDNEVWEFINLGKIKLMVTRLSDLKRNGGADVGYRSLGRSNVTRSGSLGGWIYGSSFALSANTKLVEEARKWINAVGAESILAEYMDEGLLMPAVKSAWTFPRIASPNDKDGQALRQGRVFEHQPDMKRKLDFLLLHLKKLGSGTPMEEFIIGLNQEWSPSQPHF, encoded by the coding sequence TTGAGCGAAAGGACGGACTTCATGCCTGGACGTAAAGTTGCCATTCTGTTAGCCATGTTGTTCTTAACTTCCATCTTGCTCAGTCGTTCCCTGGACCGCGCTCAGATTGCTAAGCCCGCCGAAGTGCGCGCGCCTGCGGAGTTTTTTTCGGGTGAGGACCGCCAAGACGAAGCCTCCGGCCTTCAAGTTTTGCGTATAACCGTTTCTTTGCCGCCTGAGGCATTCCGTAAATTGCAGGATACTACGAATCAATACTCCAATGAACATAAGTCAATCTACATAGAATTGGAAAATGTACCAGAAGAACAGTCTTACGATTATTTAAAATCCGCAGCTGAACTCGGGGATACTCCGGATATTATGATGGTAAATCATGAAGTTCTTCAAGAGTTCGCTTCCTTGGGATTTTTACAGCCAGTGGACACTTTGTTGACGAATGAAGCTAAAGCCGCCAGACTTGATATCATGATGGACCAGGTACGGTGGAACGGATATTTATGGGGGATTCCTGTGGAGGCGGATCCCTATGTTTTGGCTTGGCATAAGCCGTCTCTGGAACAATTAAAGCTGCAACCTTCGGTCTTAACAAAGGAATGGTGGCTGCGTGCGGACACCCTGTTGAGAAATGGTGCTTCTGACACGATACCCCTCTATATTCAATCAAGCGATCCCTATGCGTTTATCTCCCTCATTTGGGCGTTAGGCGGCTCCTGGCAAGAGAATGAAATCAATAAACTCACCTTTGAAGATTCCAGATTCTATGGCGGTGTAACGGCTGCCGTACAACAGGGCTTGGCCGGTTACAGTGACAACGAAGTGTGGGAATTTATAAATTTGGGTAAGATTAAACTCATGGTTACCCGATTATCGGATTTGAAGCGAAATGGCGGGGCAGATGTGGGTTACAGATCCCTTGGAAGGTCGAATGTTACTCGGTCCGGTTCATTGGGGGGGTGGATTTACGGATCCAGTTTTGCGCTTTCAGCCAATACGAAGCTGGTAGAGGAGGCTCGCAAGTGGATTAACGCTGTTGGTGCGGAGTCCATATTAGCCGAGTATATGGATGAAGGACTTTTAATGCCAGCCGTGAAATCGGCATGGACTTTTCCTCGCATTGCTTCACCGAATGACAAAGACGGCCAAGCGCTCAGGCAAGGCCGTGTGTTTGAGCATCAACCCGATATGAAACGCAAGCTGGACTTTCTCCTTCTCCATCTTAAGAAGCTGGGTTCAGGAACGCCCATGGAAGAGTTTATTATCGGATTAAACCAGGAATGGAGCCCGTCACAACCCCATTTTTAA
- a CDS encoding TerC family protein, whose amino-acid sequence MDEFILFLQIMLINILLSGDNAVVIALASKNLPPAQQKKAVWWGAGGAVALRLVLTVVAVILLDVPFIQAIGALLLFYIAVKLLAEEGNEEHIASPVTLRSAIQTIIVADIVMSLDNVLAIAAVAEGDYAMIILGITLSIPLIVWGSGMIMKLLQMFPILTLMGAGILGFTAGEMFVGDPKVNELVLHHNEMMHLGIPIGLTVIILGLGLLQRAKWIHIT is encoded by the coding sequence ATGGACGAATTTATCTTATTTTTGCAAATTATGCTTATCAACATACTGCTTAGCGGAGATAATGCGGTCGTCATCGCGTTGGCCAGTAAAAATCTGCCTCCCGCTCAGCAGAAGAAGGCGGTTTGGTGGGGCGCAGGCGGTGCCGTGGCCCTGCGCCTGGTGCTTACGGTCGTTGCGGTAATTTTGTTGGACGTGCCTTTTATTCAAGCCATTGGCGCGCTGCTCTTATTTTATATCGCTGTAAAGTTGTTGGCTGAAGAAGGGAACGAAGAGCATATTGCGAGTCCAGTTACGTTGAGAAGCGCGATTCAAACGATTATCGTGGCGGATATCGTCATGAGTCTGGATAATGTGCTCGCCATCGCCGCTGTGGCAGAAGGTGATTACGCCATGATCATCCTGGGAATTACGCTGAGTATTCCATTGATCGTGTGGGGAAGCGGCATGATTATGAAATTGCTGCAGATGTTCCCCATTTTGACGTTAATGGGTGCCGGAATTCTTGGCTTTACGGCAGGCGAAATGTTTGTGGGCGATCCTAAAGTGAATGAACTTGTTCTACATCATAATGAGATGATGCATCTGGGTATTCCCATCGGTTTAACGGTAATTATATTGGGGCTGGGTCTGCTTCAGCGCGCCAAGTGGATTCATATTACGTGA
- a CDS encoding YhcN/YlaJ family sporulation lipoprotein, with protein MKTIVGTVLILTILAGCNASRQNEAAPAPSHDKYYVKTEQTIPERPVINDSKSVSAHLESLARAVPHVKDANCVVIGNTAIVGVNVAEDLDRSRVGTIKYSVAEALRKDPYGKYAVVTADLDLAGRLKDIRQDINNGRPVQGFADELADIVGRVMPQFPSDIRSPDESPVHDKKHVKQNDL; from the coding sequence ATGAAAACAATTGTTGGCACAGTATTGATTCTGACTATCCTTGCCGGTTGCAATGCTTCCCGTCAGAACGAGGCCGCTCCTGCTCCTTCACATGATAAGTATTATGTAAAAACGGAGCAAACGATACCGGAACGACCTGTCATAAATGATTCCAAAAGTGTTTCGGCGCATCTGGAAAGCTTGGCTCGCGCTGTTCCGCATGTGAAGGACGCCAACTGCGTGGTTATCGGAAATACGGCTATCGTTGGGGTTAACGTAGCGGAGGATTTAGACCGATCCCGAGTAGGAACGATTAAATACTCTGTGGCGGAAGCTCTGCGTAAAGATCCGTATGGCAAGTACGCTGTAGTTACAGCCGATCTGGATCTGGCAGGAAGGCTGAAGGACATCCGCCAAGACATTAACAACGGGAGACCAGTTCAAGGCTTCGCAGATGAGCTCGCCGATATTGTGGGCCGTGTCATGCCGCAATTCCCCAGCGATATCCGCTCTCCGGATGAGTCCCCGGTGCATGATAAGAAACATGTGAAACAGAATGATCTTTAA
- a CDS encoding DUF2626 domain-containing protein: MARMFRVLGFWTLAIGLMAFAGDMIEMALLFFFQTAVFVLLGYLNFSEKTYILMFWSYMIISFLGFTYWTFFEMGLPF; this comes from the coding sequence GTGGCACGTATGTTTCGGGTTCTAGGTTTTTGGACGCTAGCGATCGGTCTTATGGCTTTCGCCGGGGATATGATTGAGATGGCCTTGCTGTTCTTCTTTCAAACAGCGGTGTTCGTCTTGTTGGGATATTTGAATTTTTCCGAAAAAACGTACATACTCATGTTCTGGAGCTACATGATCATTTCGTTCTTGGGATTCACGTATTGGACGTTTTTCGAAATGGGGCTTCCGTTCTAA
- a CDS encoding coiled-coil domain-containing protein yields MHKRTRLITAACMATIFLFSRTDYVYTEPVTIPEMEAHQQQLLEKSLTLVELDREISRISKLRESTEEELRLIHKEVKEHEAGLQAQHSKMSALLNSMYQGERLQLWSLLLSTRSWKDALSLLDTVQLLMEGDRILLDQYTADARNLSAKKEMVMSRQALLKQSEENLQAQREHWTSLQQEVNEALTESGDAAALKQLIDDMSRYWLTSGQELFQSYFKAMAQAMKDFPELLKQSNQELSLDGLQYTVMVTDDDLNSFLRQKNPLFQDIRFTFVKDQVIAEGTKDDMKVKIAGYYTVQQKPKNVIKFHLNELEFNGLQLPETTSRAFEERFDLGFYPQKIMAVFKAERIIIEDDKLIVSLKMGL; encoded by the coding sequence ATGCATAAACGGACTCGCCTGATTACTGCGGCGTGCATGGCTACGATATTCCTGTTTAGCAGAACAGATTATGTATACACGGAGCCTGTGACTATTCCTGAGATGGAAGCGCACCAACAGCAACTGTTAGAGAAAAGCCTCACGCTTGTTGAGCTTGACCGGGAAATCAGCAGGATCAGCAAACTCCGTGAAAGCACGGAAGAAGAACTCCGTCTTATCCATAAAGAAGTCAAAGAACACGAAGCTGGATTACAGGCCCAGCATAGCAAAATGTCGGCTCTGCTGAACAGTATGTATCAAGGCGAAAGATTACAGCTCTGGTCTCTTCTGCTCAGCACCCGCTCCTGGAAAGACGCTCTTTCACTACTGGATACGGTTCAACTTCTTATGGAAGGCGACCGAATCCTGCTGGATCAATACACTGCCGATGCCCGGAACCTAAGCGCTAAGAAAGAGATGGTGATGTCCCGGCAAGCGCTGCTTAAACAATCCGAAGAAAACCTGCAAGCCCAGCGAGAACATTGGACATCCTTGCAGCAGGAAGTGAATGAAGCATTGACCGAATCCGGTGACGCGGCAGCATTAAAGCAGCTTATAGACGATATGTCACGATATTGGCTGACCAGCGGCCAAGAATTATTCCAGAGCTATTTCAAAGCCATGGCTCAAGCAATGAAAGATTTCCCGGAGCTGTTGAAGCAAAGCAATCAGGAACTCTCCTTGGACGGGTTGCAGTATACCGTTATGGTGACGGATGATGATCTGAATTCTTTTTTGCGCCAAAAAAACCCTCTGTTCCAAGACATCCGTTTCACTTTTGTAAAGGATCAAGTCATTGCCGAAGGTACGAAAGATGACATGAAGGTAAAAATAGCAGGTTATTATACGGTTCAACAGAAACCAAAAAACGTAATAAAATTCCACTTAAACGAATTAGAATTTAACGGATTACAACTGCCCGAAACGACAAGCCGCGCTTTTGAGGAAAGGTTCGACCTGGGTTTTTATCCTCAAAAAATTATGGCCGTCTTTAAGGCTGAACGAATCATCATTGAAGATGACAAATTAATCGTCAGTTTAAAAATGGGGTTGTGA
- a CDS encoding PhoH family protein encodes MEKIFVLDTNVLLHDPNAMFAFEENEVIIPAVVLEEIDSKKRNADELGRNARYISRLLDGLRGKGKLYEGIALDNGGTLKVELNHRSFNKLQDMFSEVNNDNRILAVALNYHLEQQSTTNPKPVVMVSKDTLVRIKADVLGLVAQDYLSDRTVQLSDMYLGYVTLMVHPAVIDEFYTYRFLSINNLNVNYGLHPNEFVILRDEMGTSKSALLKVTTDGKKLEPLYLSNEPIWGIAARNAQQRMALELLLNEDIPLVTLTGKAGTGKTLLALAAGLLKVEDEHKFKKLLIARPVVPMGKDIGYLPGEKEEKLRPWMQPIYDNLEFLFDTKKPGDIDKILVGLGSIQVEALTYIRGRSIPGQFIIIDEAQNLTRHEVKTIVSRVGEGSKIILMGDPEQIDHPYLDASSNGLSYIVEQFKGQGVSGHITLEKGERSGLAQLATDLL; translated from the coding sequence GTGGAAAAAATATTCGTATTGGATACCAACGTATTACTACACGATCCTAATGCCATGTTTGCTTTTGAAGAGAACGAAGTCATCATCCCCGCGGTGGTTCTTGAAGAAATTGATTCCAAGAAACGTAATGCCGACGAACTGGGGCGCAACGCCCGTTATATTTCCAGGTTATTAGATGGTTTGAGAGGTAAAGGAAAGCTTTATGAAGGAATTGCTTTGGATAATGGCGGAACATTGAAAGTCGAGCTCAACCACAGAAGCTTCAATAAGCTTCAGGACATGTTCAGCGAAGTGAATAATGATAATCGTATTTTGGCCGTTGCGTTGAATTATCATCTGGAACAACAAAGCACCACCAACCCTAAGCCGGTCGTTATGGTAAGTAAAGACACTTTGGTTAGAATTAAAGCGGATGTGCTCGGATTGGTAGCTCAGGATTACCTTTCGGATCGCACCGTTCAATTATCCGATATGTACTTGGGTTATGTTACGCTAATGGTGCATCCTGCGGTAATTGATGAATTCTATACCTACAGATTTCTTTCCATTAACAATCTGAATGTAAATTACGGGTTGCATCCGAATGAATTTGTTATTCTGAGAGATGAGATGGGTACTTCTAAATCAGCATTGCTCAAAGTGACTACCGATGGCAAAAAACTGGAGCCGCTATACTTAAGTAATGAGCCAATCTGGGGAATTGCCGCACGCAATGCACAACAACGAATGGCGCTAGAGCTTCTTCTAAATGAGGATATCCCCCTTGTTACACTGACGGGTAAAGCGGGAACAGGAAAGACGTTATTAGCTTTGGCGGCTGGATTGTTGAAAGTTGAAGATGAACATAAATTTAAAAAATTGTTAATCGCCCGTCCTGTTGTGCCTATGGGTAAAGACATCGGATATTTGCCGGGGGAAAAGGAAGAGAAGCTGCGGCCGTGGATGCAACCGATTTATGACAATCTGGAATTTTTGTTCGACACCAAGAAACCCGGAGATATTGACAAAATTTTGGTGGGTCTGGGGAGCATTCAAGTCGAGGCGCTTACTTACATTCGCGGACGTTCCATACCGGGACAATTTATCATTATTGATGAAGCCCAAAATTTGACCCGTCATGAAGTGAAAACGATTGTGTCCAGGGTTGGTGAAGGCAGTAAAATCATCTTGATGGGTGATCCGGAACAGATTGACCATCCGTATCTGGATGCATCAAGCAATGGTCTGAGTTACATTGTAGAGCAGTTCAAGGGTCAAGGGGTAAGCGGTCATATTACCTTGGAAAAAGGGGAACGCTCCGGTCTGGCTCAACTGGCAACCGATTTACTGTAG
- the typA gene encoding translational GTPase TypA — MHLRENIRNIAIIAHVDHGKTTLVDKLLQQSGTFRDNEVVHERAMDSNDLERERGITILAKNTAITYKEYLINIVDTPGHADFGGEVERIMKMVDGVLLVVDAFEGCMPQTKFVLRKALEHNLTPIVVLNKIDRPNARPTEVVDEVLDLFIELGANDEQLEFPVVYASALNGTSSMESEPEKQDSNMQAIYETVVKHIPAPTESTEEPLQFLVTLMDYNEYLGRIAVGRVNRGIIKQGQSVAVMTREGQTKQARIEKLFGFQGLKRVEVEQAGAGDIIAIAGIKEINIGETIADPNNPEALPVLTIDEPTLQMTFVVNNSPFAGKEGKWITSRKLRERLYKELETDVALRVEDTDSPDAFIVSGRGELHLGILIENMRREGFELQVSKPEVIVKVIDGVKSEPIERLIIDVPDDSMGSVMESLGSRKAEMVNMINNGTGTVRLEFLIPARGLIGYRTNFLTLTRGYGVMNHAFDSYGPYMGANIGGRHQGVLVSNETGVSTLYGILSIEDRGILFVTPGTEVYEGMIIGEHTRDTDIIVNICKEKQLNNIRSAGKDDTVKMKTPRLYSLEQALEYLNDDEYCEITPKSIRLRKKILNKAERERSEKNRKNAEASV; from the coding sequence ATGCATTTAAGAGAGAACATTAGAAATATCGCGATTATCGCACACGTTGACCACGGGAAAACAACACTGGTGGACAAGCTGCTTCAACAATCCGGAACGTTTCGTGACAACGAGGTTGTTCATGAGCGCGCGATGGACTCCAACGATTTGGAGAGAGAACGCGGCATCACCATTTTGGCCAAAAATACGGCTATAACCTATAAAGAATATCTGATTAATATCGTTGATACACCTGGACATGCTGACTTCGGGGGCGAAGTGGAACGGATTATGAAGATGGTTGACGGCGTACTGTTGGTCGTTGACGCGTTTGAAGGCTGTATGCCGCAAACCAAGTTCGTATTGCGTAAAGCTTTGGAGCATAATCTGACTCCGATCGTAGTCTTAAACAAGATCGACCGTCCTAATGCTCGTCCGACTGAAGTTGTTGACGAAGTGCTTGATCTGTTTATCGAACTTGGAGCGAACGACGAGCAACTTGAATTCCCTGTCGTGTACGCATCCGCGTTGAACGGAACATCATCCATGGAATCCGAGCCGGAGAAACAAGACAGCAACATGCAAGCCATTTATGAAACTGTCGTTAAACATATCCCTGCACCGACGGAAAGCACGGAAGAACCATTGCAATTCCTGGTTACGTTGATGGATTATAATGAATACCTTGGCCGTATTGCGGTAGGTCGCGTGAACCGTGGAATTATTAAACAAGGCCAATCCGTAGCGGTTATGACTCGTGAGGGACAAACCAAGCAAGCGAGGATTGAAAAGTTGTTCGGTTTCCAAGGCTTGAAGCGCGTTGAAGTAGAACAAGCGGGAGCGGGAGATATTATCGCGATCGCGGGTATTAAAGAAATTAATATCGGTGAAACGATTGCCGATCCTAATAATCCAGAGGCATTGCCTGTATTGACCATTGACGAGCCGACTTTGCAAATGACATTTGTCGTTAACAACAGTCCGTTCGCCGGTAAAGAAGGAAAGTGGATTACTTCCCGTAAATTGCGCGAGCGTTTATACAAAGAATTAGAAACGGACGTTGCGTTGCGTGTGGAAGACACGGATTCTCCAGACGCGTTTATCGTTTCTGGCCGCGGTGAACTTCACTTAGGAATTCTGATTGAAAACATGCGCCGCGAAGGTTTTGAATTGCAGGTTTCCAAGCCGGAAGTTATCGTTAAAGTGATTGACGGTGTTAAATCAGAGCCGATCGAGCGTCTGATCATTGATGTGCCGGATGATTCCATGGGTTCAGTTATGGAAAGCTTGGGTTCCCGTAAAGCTGAGATGGTTAACATGATCAACAACGGAACAGGAACGGTGCGTTTGGAGTTCTTGATTCCTGCTCGCGGATTGATCGGTTACCGTACGAACTTCCTTACGTTGACTCGCGGTTACGGTGTAATGAATCATGCCTTTGACAGCTATGGTCCATATATGGGCGCCAACATCGGCGGACGTCATCAAGGGGTTCTGGTTTCCAATGAGACCGGCGTTTCCACCTTGTACGGAATCTTGTCGATTGAAGATCGCGGAATCTTGTTCGTAACGCCGGGTACGGAAGTATACGAAGGTATGATTATCGGCGAGCATACACGCGATACGGATATTATCGTAAACATCTGTAAAGAAAAGCAACTGAACAATATTCGTTCCGCCGGTAAAGACGATACCGTGAAGATGAAGACACCTCGCTTGTACTCATTGGAGCAAGCTTTGGAGTACCTGAATGATGATGAATATTGCGAAATTACGCCTAAATCGATCCGTCTTCGTAAGAAGATCTTAAACAAAGCAGAGCGTGAACGTTCTGAGAAGAACCGCAAGAACGCAGAAGCCAGCGTTTAA
- a CDS encoding YlaH-like family protein has protein sequence MNEWLLAHPWIAFGLIYIGLVFIYNKVFRVRKLPLLKDLIIYILIAFGAGMLLIFQLDAGLPIIPCLAVAIGLMLMVKIRYFVEARQKRKEQQAQQEEAS, from the coding sequence ATGAATGAATGGTTGCTCGCGCACCCATGGATTGCCTTTGGATTGATTTATATCGGTCTGGTGTTCATCTATAATAAAGTATTCCGTGTTCGGAAACTTCCACTTCTTAAAGATTTAATTATCTATATCTTGATTGCTTTCGGAGCCGGCATGCTGCTGATTTTTCAGCTGGATGCCGGTTTACCGATTATCCCTTGTTTGGCTGTGGCGATTGGACTTATGCTAATGGTGAAAATCCGTTACTTCGTCGAAGCCAGACAGAAGAGGAAAGAGCAACAAGCACAACAGGAAGAAGCTTCATGA
- a CDS encoding LCP family protein, translating to MTSPKTTGMPSRAKKKPKKPRKLLRLFLMLMLIAGLGIAGFAGYTYFKLNGLLDEVAADDKEGNVVVPKEDLAEVKPKTILLLGLDSRKETHTMLTDVIMVITMNPQTKSATVVSIPRDTRMEVTGFNRVSKANSYYAAFHNKNDYSDPVEANMKSFFGQYLDVPIDYVSVVNFNGFKDVINAVGGIDVNVDMDMRYVDTADGTDIDLKKGQQELNGDEALDYVRYRKSNKGTGASSDLERNQRQQEVIHQLLNKIKSVEGVVKVGGIFDAVGNNIETDIPSQQLTSFIKTYMGINNDNIEYVPLEGTWRSPYIRIDEEQLEAAKSKLKARLGQSE from the coding sequence ATGACTTCACCGAAAACAACCGGAATGCCTTCTAGAGCTAAGAAGAAGCCTAAGAAACCGCGTAAATTACTCAGACTATTCCTGATGTTGATGTTGATAGCAGGCTTGGGTATCGCCGGATTTGCGGGATACACCTACTTTAAGCTGAACGGTCTGTTAGATGAGGTAGCCGCGGATGACAAAGAAGGGAACGTTGTTGTTCCCAAAGAGGATTTAGCAGAGGTTAAGCCAAAGACGATTCTTCTGCTTGGATTGGACAGTCGTAAAGAAACGCATACGATGTTAACGGATGTAATTATGGTGATTACGATGAATCCGCAAACCAAGTCCGCTACAGTGGTCTCCATTCCAAGGGATACCCGAATGGAAGTGACCGGGTTCAACCGTGTTTCCAAAGCGAACTCTTACTACGCCGCATTTCATAACAAGAACGATTACTCAGACCCGGTTGAAGCCAACATGAAGAGTTTCTTCGGACAGTATCTGGATGTACCGATTGACTATGTGTCCGTAGTGAATTTCAACGGTTTCAAGGACGTCATTAACGCTGTCGGCGGTATTGATGTTAATGTTGATATGGACATGAGATATGTGGACACTGCCGACGGTACGGATATTGATCTCAAGAAAGGTCAACAGGAGCTTAACGGAGATGAGGCACTGGATTACGTTCGCTATCGTAAATCCAATAAAGGTACCGGCGCTTCCAGTGACCTGGAACGCAACCAACGCCAGCAAGAAGTGATTCACCAGTTATTGAACAAGATTAAATCTGTTGAAGGTGTTGTGAAAGTTGGCGGGATTTTCGATGCTGTCGGAAACAACATTGAGACCGATATACCGTCCCAGCAATTAACAAGCTTCATAAAAACATATATGGGCATCAACAACGATAATATAGAATATGTTCCTTTAGAGGGGACATGGCGAAGCCCGTACATTCGTATTGATGAAGAACAACTGGAAGCGGCCAAGAGCAAGCTGAAAGCGCGTTTGGGCCAAAGCGAATAG
- a CDS encoding class I SAM-dependent methyltransferase yields the protein MKVSSGTGLVHRLGVWMEQDPSSTISFKRFMQACLYDEDYGYYMTNNTKVGKAGDFYTSSNIGTVMGEVLARDLISRMRLFNASVPGIDIAEWGGGTGRLAKQILDELQKLAPELYTRIRYSIIEESPFHQERQKLELKEHEAVTRVISSAEWLRGGPYSSVIVLANELLDAFSVERCVYKEGTGWHQVRVGWNQRHEEFTEFHTLLEDGELLKYLQAYILHPQSGQVAEVNLDAEDWVQSIAESIVQGNLIVIDYGDTYEEIYAPHRLHGTLLCYYKHSATTNPYIRVGDQDITTHVNFTGLMHAGSRSGMEVERYSTQKKFLLDAGLLEWLTEHSHSDPFHPVAKRNRAVRQLLISDSMSELFKVLVLSKTNKRR from the coding sequence GTGAAGGTAAGTAGCGGCACCGGGCTCGTTCACCGTCTTGGAGTGTGGATGGAGCAAGACCCGAGTAGTACAATTTCATTCAAAAGGTTTATGCAGGCCTGCTTATATGATGAGGATTACGGTTATTACATGACGAATAACACCAAGGTCGGCAAGGCCGGAGACTTCTACACCAGTTCCAATATCGGTACGGTGATGGGTGAGGTGTTGGCGCGCGACCTTATTTCGCGAATGCGCTTGTTTAATGCTTCCGTTCCAGGAATTGATATCGCCGAATGGGGTGGAGGCACAGGACGGTTAGCCAAACAAATTCTGGATGAATTGCAGAAGCTGGCGCCTGAGCTTTACACTCGAATTCGATATTCGATAATTGAAGAAAGCCCATTTCATCAAGAGCGCCAAAAGCTTGAATTGAAAGAGCATGAAGCCGTAACTCGTGTCATCTCTTCTGCCGAGTGGCTGCGGGGAGGACCCTATTCATCTGTGATCGTGCTTGCTAATGAATTGTTGGATGCGTTCTCCGTAGAACGCTGCGTGTACAAAGAAGGGACGGGATGGCATCAGGTTAGGGTCGGTTGGAATCAGCGTCATGAAGAATTCACGGAGTTTCATACGCTGTTAGAGGATGGAGAACTGCTGAAATACCTTCAGGCCTATATATTGCATCCCCAATCGGGACAAGTGGCGGAGGTCAATCTGGATGCGGAAGACTGGGTTCAATCTATTGCAGAGTCAATCGTACAGGGTAATCTGATCGTGATTGATTACGGAGATACGTACGAAGAAATTTACGCTCCGCATCGACTTCATGGAACCCTGTTATGTTATTACAAACACAGCGCTACGACTAATCCATACATTCGGGTCGGCGATCAAGACATCACGACGCATGTTAACTTCACAGGATTGATGCATGCGGGATCGCGGTCCGGCATGGAGGTTGAAAGATATTCTACACAGAAGAAATTTTTACTGGATGCGGGTTTATTAGAATGGCTTACAGAGCATTCCCATTCGGATCCGTTCCATCCTGTAGCTAAACGCAACCGGGCTGTCCGGCAATTGCTAATCAGTGACAGCATGAGCGAGTTGTTTAAAGTGCTGGTGCTAAGCAAAACAAACAAAAGGCGCTGA